The Pseudomonas baetica genome includes a region encoding these proteins:
- a CDS encoding NADH:flavin oxidoreductase, giving the protein MPVQALFKPFHLGALELPTRVVMAPMTRSFSPGGVPNSKVIEYYRRRAAAGVGLIITEGTTVGHKASNGYPNVPHFYGEAALAGWKKVVDAVHAEGGKIVPQLWHVGSVRRIGTEPDASVPGYGLTEKLKDGQVVVHGMTKQDIQDVIAAFAQAAKDAKAIGMDGVEIHGAHGYLVDQFFWEGSNQRTDEYGGSLANRSRFAIELIQAVRAAVGEGFPIIFRFSQWKQQDYTARLVQTPEALGEFLKPLSEAGVDIFHCSTRRFWEPEFDGSELNLAGWTRKLTGKPTITVGSVGLDGEFLQFMVNTDKVAQPASLENLLERLNKEEFDLVAVGRALLVDPDWAQKVREGREQDILPFSREALMTLV; this is encoded by the coding sequence ATGCCGGTTCAAGCCTTGTTCAAACCGTTCCACCTCGGTGCCCTCGAACTGCCGACCCGTGTGGTCATGGCGCCAATGACCCGTTCGTTTTCCCCGGGCGGCGTGCCGAACTCTAAAGTCATCGAGTACTACCGTCGTCGCGCGGCGGCGGGTGTGGGCCTGATCATCACCGAAGGCACCACCGTCGGCCACAAGGCCTCCAACGGCTACCCGAACGTGCCGCACTTCTACGGTGAGGCCGCGCTGGCCGGTTGGAAAAAAGTCGTTGATGCCGTACACGCCGAAGGCGGCAAGATCGTTCCGCAACTGTGGCACGTCGGCAGCGTGCGTCGTATCGGCACCGAGCCGGACGCCAGCGTGCCGGGGTACGGCCTGACGGAAAAACTCAAGGACGGTCAGGTCGTCGTGCACGGCATGACCAAACAGGACATTCAGGACGTTATCGCTGCGTTCGCTCAGGCCGCTAAAGACGCCAAAGCCATCGGCATGGATGGCGTCGAAATCCATGGTGCCCACGGCTACCTGGTCGACCAGTTCTTCTGGGAAGGCAGCAACCAGCGCACCGACGAATACGGCGGCAGCCTGGCCAATCGTTCGCGTTTCGCTATTGAGTTGATTCAAGCGGTGCGCGCAGCGGTCGGTGAGGGCTTCCCGATCATCTTCCGTTTCTCGCAGTGGAAGCAGCAGGATTACACCGCGCGTCTGGTGCAAACACCGGAGGCGCTGGGCGAGTTCCTCAAGCCGTTGTCCGAGGCCGGTGTGGATATTTTCCACTGTTCGACGCGGCGTTTCTGGGAGCCGGAGTTCGACGGCTCCGAGCTGAACCTGGCGGGCTGGACGCGCAAGCTCACCGGCAAACCGACCATCACTGTCGGCAGCGTCGGCCTGGATGGCGAGTTCCTGCAGTTCATGGTCAACACCGACAAGGTCGCGCAACCGGCCAGTCTGGAGAACCTGCTGGAGCGTCTGAATAAAGAGGAGTTTGATCTGGTGGCGGTGGGTCGCGCGCTGCTGGTCGATCCGGACTGGGCGCAGAAAGTGCGCGAAGGGCGTGAGCAGGACATTCTGCCGTTCAGCCGCGAGGCGTTGATGACGCTGGTTTAA
- the cysZ gene encoding sulfate transporter CysZ, with translation MPAPVLSGPQYLREGLKLVLSPSLRLFVLLPLAINLVLFVGLIYLAGHQFSLWVDTLMPSLPEWLNFLSYILWPLFVVLVALMVFFTFTMLANIIAAPFNGFLAEKVEVVVRGTDDFPAFSWGELVAMIPRTLAREMRKLGYFLPRAIGLFILSFIPVVNIVAAPLWLLFGVWMMAIQYIDYPADNHKLGWNEMLAWLREKRWQSMSFGGIVYLVLLIPVVNILMMPAAVAGATLFWVRERGAENLVTQR, from the coding sequence ATGCCCGCACCCGTTCTGTCCGGCCCGCAATACCTGCGCGAAGGCCTCAAACTGGTCCTTAGCCCCAGCCTGCGATTGTTTGTGCTGCTGCCGCTGGCCATCAACCTGGTGTTGTTCGTCGGATTGATCTATCTGGCCGGCCACCAGTTCAGCCTGTGGGTCGATACGCTGATGCCATCGCTTCCCGAATGGCTGAATTTCCTCAGTTACATCCTGTGGCCGCTGTTCGTGGTACTGGTGGCGTTGATGGTGTTTTTCACCTTCACCATGCTCGCCAACATCATTGCAGCGCCCTTCAACGGCTTCCTCGCGGAAAAAGTCGAAGTGGTGGTGCGCGGCACCGATGACTTCCCGGCGTTCAGCTGGGGCGAACTGGTCGCGATGATCCCGCGCACCCTCGCTCGGGAAATGCGCAAACTCGGCTATTTCCTGCCGCGTGCCATCGGCCTGTTCATCCTCTCGTTCATCCCGGTGGTGAACATCGTTGCCGCGCCGCTGTGGCTGCTGTTCGGTGTGTGGATGATGGCAATCCAGTACATCGACTACCCGGCGGACAACCACAAACTGGGCTGGAACGAGATGCTCGCCTGGCTGCGCGAGAAGCGCTGGCAGAGCATGAGCTTTGGCGGGATCGTCTATCTGGTGTTGCTGATCCCTGTGGTCAACATCCTGATGATGCCCGCGGCTGTGGCTGGCGCGACGTTGTTCTGGGTGCGTGAGCGCGGCGCGGAGAACCTCGTCACTCAACGCTGA
- a CDS encoding glutathione peroxidase, which yields MSAFHDLKLTALDGQELPLAPFKGQVVLVVNVASKCGLTPQYAALENLYQQFKGKGFSVLGLPCNQFAGQEPGSEQEIQEFCSLNYGVTFPLSSKLEVNGHDRHQLYRLLAGEGAEFPGDITWNFEKFLLGKDGRVLARFSPRTAPDDPTIVHAIEKALS from the coding sequence ATGAGTGCTTTTCACGACCTTAAGTTGACAGCCCTGGATGGTCAGGAGCTACCGCTGGCGCCCTTCAAGGGCCAAGTCGTGCTGGTGGTCAACGTCGCCTCCAAATGCGGCCTGACGCCTCAGTACGCAGCGCTGGAAAACCTTTATCAGCAATTCAAAGGCAAAGGCTTCAGCGTCCTGGGCCTGCCGTGCAACCAGTTTGCCGGCCAGGAACCTGGCAGCGAACAGGAAATTCAGGAATTCTGCAGCCTCAACTATGGCGTGACGTTCCCGTTGTCGAGCAAGCTCGAAGTCAACGGCCACGATCGTCATCAGCTCTACCGTCTGCTGGCGGGCGAGGGCGCGGAGTTTCCCGGTGATATCACCTGGAATTTCGAGAAGTTCCTGCTCGGCAAGGACGGCCGGGTGCTGGCGCGATTCTCGCCACGCACGGCGCCGGATGATCCGACCATTGTTCATGCGATTGAAAAAGCGCTGAGCTGA
- a CDS encoding antibiotic biosynthesis monooxygenase, with amino-acid sequence MSTSPVTLMVARRVADGRYQDLIAWLREGEQLATDFPGYLGSGVLAPPPGDNEFQIIFRFVDEQTLHAWEHSASRTAWLDRGSDLFAHPKEHRVSGIEGWFGAGTVGARPPRWKQAVAIWLAFFPVSLLFNFVLGPLLADMSLLARVLISTACLTPLMVYLFIPLSTRLLANWLNSTPVRQLPVTSSAQNR; translated from the coding sequence ATGTCTACTTCCCCCGTCACGCTGATGGTTGCCCGTCGCGTCGCCGATGGCCGCTACCAGGATCTGATCGCCTGGCTGCGCGAAGGCGAGCAACTGGCCACTGACTTCCCCGGGTATCTCGGCTCCGGCGTGCTGGCTCCGCCGCCCGGCGATAACGAATTCCAGATCATTTTCCGCTTCGTCGATGAACAGACGCTGCATGCGTGGGAGCACTCGGCTTCACGTACCGCCTGGCTGGACCGCGGTTCTGACCTGTTTGCCCATCCCAAGGAGCATCGCGTCAGCGGCATTGAAGGCTGGTTCGGCGCAGGTACCGTGGGTGCACGCCCGCCGCGCTGGAAACAGGCTGTGGCGATCTGGCTGGCGTTCTTTCCGGTGTCGCTGCTGTTCAATTTTGTCCTCGGCCCGCTGCTCGCCGACATGAGCCTGTTGGCGCGGGTGCTGATCAGCACGGCGTGTCTGACGCCGCTGATGGTTTACCTCTTTATTCCGCTGTCGACGCGGTTGCTCGCGAACTGGCTGAACAGCACGCCGGTGCGCCAGTTGCCAGTGACGTCTTCCGCACAGAATCGATGA
- a CDS encoding MerR family transcriptional regulator codes for MPVMTDESPASQATVALEREDLFPIREVSRLTGVNPVTLRAWERRYGLIEPTRTESGHRLYSMTDIDRVRSIVEWIDRGVAVSKIGKILAKTDPLKVLAHIIPDDLVQSDYQQWQHQLQRAVSAFDDVELDRVYGQIFSSYALPVVFQDILMPLWRQLLQRQDAFGQTSEWLFLDGYLRTRVLQRIIALRGSQTRKIIVSALAGQCRELELLVAALFLSTSESGVRVLTTGQPFDELTLVCERIKPQALVLFSNHAPSPELPRRLNRLALSLDCQLLLAGDASDLAQESLSGTSIGCVGNEGATMRKRLMQILTGKLDT; via the coding sequence ATGCCTGTCATGACGGACGAAAGCCCTGCTTCGCAGGCAACCGTTGCGCTTGAGCGCGAAGATCTGTTTCCCATTCGCGAAGTCTCACGACTGACCGGCGTCAACCCGGTCACGCTGCGCGCATGGGAGCGGCGCTATGGTCTGATTGAGCCGACGCGCACCGAAAGTGGGCATCGCTTGTATTCGATGACCGATATCGATCGCGTTCGCAGCATCGTCGAGTGGATCGACCGAGGTGTCGCGGTCAGCAAGATCGGCAAGATCCTCGCTAAAACCGATCCGTTGAAAGTGTTGGCACACATCATTCCTGATGATCTGGTGCAGTCCGACTACCAGCAATGGCAGCACCAGTTGCAAAGAGCGGTCAGCGCCTTTGATGACGTTGAACTGGACCGGGTTTATGGTCAGATCTTCTCTTCGTATGCTTTGCCAGTGGTGTTTCAGGACATTCTGATGCCGCTCTGGCGGCAATTGCTGCAGCGTCAGGACGCCTTTGGGCAAACCAGCGAATGGCTGTTTCTCGATGGTTACCTGCGCACGCGGGTATTGCAGCGAATCATTGCGTTACGCGGCTCACAGACGCGCAAGATCATTGTCAGCGCCTTGGCCGGTCAGTGTCGTGAGCTGGAACTGCTGGTGGCGGCGTTGTTTCTCAGCACCAGTGAATCGGGGGTGCGGGTGCTGACCACCGGGCAGCCGTTCGATGAATTGACGCTGGTCTGCGAAAGGATCAAACCGCAGGCGCTGGTGCTGTTCTCCAACCATGCGCCGAGCCCGGAATTGCCACGGCGTTTGAACCGTTTGGCGTTGAGTCTGGATTGCCAGTTGTTGTTGGCGGGAGATGCGTCCGATCTGGCGCAGGAAAGCCTCAGCGGAACGTCGATCGGTTGCGTTGGTAATGAAGGGGCGACCATGCGTAAGCGTCTGATGCAGATACTGACGGGCAAACTCGATACCTGA
- the folX gene encoding dihydroneopterin triphosphate 2'-epimerase — MSQLQPGMARIRVKDLRLRTFIGINEDEILNKQDVLINVTILYAAQEAVRDNDIDHALNYRTITKAIIAHVEGNRFALLERLTQELLDLVMSNGSVLYAEVEVDKPHALRFAESVSITLAASR, encoded by the coding sequence ATGTCACAACTTCAACCGGGAATGGCGCGCATCCGGGTCAAGGATCTGCGCTTGCGCACCTTTATCGGGATCAACGAGGACGAGATCCTCAACAAGCAGGATGTGCTGATCAACGTCACCATTCTGTACGCCGCGCAGGAAGCGGTGCGTGATAACGACATCGACCACGCACTCAATTACCGCACCATCACCAAGGCGATCATCGCCCACGTCGAGGGCAACCGCTTTGCGCTGCTTGAACGACTGACCCAGGAATTGCTCGATCTGGTGATGAGCAACGGCTCGGTGCTGTATGCCGAAGTCGAAGTCGACAAGCCCCATGCGCTGCGTTTTGCCGAGTCGGTGTCGATTACCCTCGCGGCCAGCCGCTGA
- a CDS encoding glycosyltransferase family 4 protein, whose protein sequence is MASADTEAMTTALHITLISETFPPEINGVANTLGRLCDGLRARGHRVELVRPRQADDPQRCEDDALLLCRGWPLPGYPGLQWGQSSMHKLLRRWKRQRPDVLYIATEGPLGLSALRAARRLGISVVSGFHTNFQQYTSQYGLGLLTRMLTHYLRWFHNRSALTLVPSISQRLELERRHFERLALLSRGVDSQLFHPAKRLNALREQWGLGERDIAVIHVGRLAPEKNLGLLKRSFEKLRSTYPQRNLKLIVVGDGPQRLALEKDLPEAIFCGSQRGEALAAHYASGDVFLFPSLTETFGNVVLEALASGLGVVAYDQAAAAQHIRHGYNGVLAMPGDEEAFCDAAAWLLEEDETLRCVRLNARQHASRQGWAAIIEQFEGHLRGACVGEQVVPDAQTLP, encoded by the coding sequence ATGGCCTCAGCCGACACTGAGGCCATGACGACAGCTCTACACATCACTCTGATCAGCGAAACCTTCCCACCGGAAATCAACGGCGTGGCCAATACCCTTGGCCGCTTGTGCGACGGCTTGCGCGCGCGCGGGCATCGGGTCGAACTGGTGCGCCCGCGCCAGGCCGACGATCCACAGCGCTGTGAGGACGATGCCTTGCTGCTTTGCCGGGGCTGGCCGTTGCCGGGCTATCCGGGGCTGCAATGGGGTCAGTCGTCAATGCACAAATTGCTGCGACGCTGGAAGCGTCAGCGCCCGGATGTGCTGTACATCGCCACGGAAGGCCCGCTGGGCCTGTCGGCATTGCGCGCGGCACGGCGCCTGGGGATTTCAGTGGTCAGTGGTTTTCACACAAATTTCCAGCAGTACACCAGTCAGTACGGCCTCGGTCTCCTGACACGGATGCTGACCCACTACCTGCGCTGGTTTCACAACCGTTCAGCGCTGACGCTGGTGCCGAGCATCAGCCAACGGCTGGAGTTGGAGCGCAGGCACTTCGAGCGTTTGGCGTTGTTGTCGCGAGGTGTCGACAGCCAGTTGTTCCACCCGGCCAAACGACTGAACGCTCTTCGAGAGCAATGGGGACTGGGCGAGCGGGATATTGCGGTGATTCACGTAGGAAGGCTCGCACCAGAGAAAAACCTTGGCTTGCTCAAACGCAGCTTTGAAAAACTGCGCAGCACTTATCCACAGCGCAATCTGAAACTGATCGTGGTCGGTGACGGGCCGCAACGCCTGGCACTGGAAAAGGACCTGCCGGAGGCGATCTTCTGCGGCTCACAACGCGGTGAAGCCTTGGCGGCGCACTATGCATCGGGTGATGTGTTTCTGTTTCCGAGCCTGACGGAAACCTTCGGCAATGTGGTACTCGAAGCACTGGCGTCGGGGCTTGGCGTGGTGGCTTACGATCAGGCAGCGGCGGCGCAGCATATTCGTCATGGATACAACGGCGTGCTGGCGATGCCGGGAGATGAGGAAGCGTTTTGCGATGCGGCGGCGTGGTTGCTGGAGGAAGATGAGACTTTACGTTGTGTGCGCTTGAATGCGCGGCAGCATGCGAGTCGCCAGGGCTGGGCGGCGATTATCGAGCAGTTTGAAGGTCATTTGCGTGGGGCTTGTGTCGGGGAGCAGGTTGTCCCGGATGCACAGACATTGCCTTGA
- the folM gene encoding dihydromonapterin reductase, giving the protein MPDSSAPILITGAGQRVGLHCAQRLLEDGYRVIFTYRSERPGVQTLRDLGAVGLFADFSSEAGILAFINELKTHTDRLRAIVHNASEWLAEIPDSEAEAFTRMFNLHMLAPYLINLHCGELLQRSTPADIIHISDDVTRKGSSKHIGYCASKAGLDSLTLSFAARYAPAIKVNGIAPALLLFNPDDDAAYRAKALAKSALGIEPGSEVIYQSLRYLLDNPYVTGTTLTVNGGRHVK; this is encoded by the coding sequence ATGCCTGATTCCTCCGCCCCGATCCTCATCACCGGTGCTGGCCAGCGTGTCGGCCTGCATTGCGCGCAGCGGTTACTCGAGGACGGCTATCGCGTCATCTTCACCTACCGCAGCGAACGCCCCGGCGTACAGACGCTACGAGATCTGGGCGCCGTCGGCCTGTTCGCGGACTTCTCCAGCGAAGCCGGGATTCTCGCCTTCATCAACGAACTGAAAACCCACACCGACCGCCTGCGCGCCATCGTGCACAACGCCTCCGAGTGGCTGGCCGAAATTCCGGACAGCGAAGCCGAAGCGTTCACGCGCATGTTCAACCTGCACATGCTCGCGCCGTATCTGATCAATCTGCACTGTGGCGAATTGCTGCAGCGCTCGACGCCCGCCGACATCATCCATATCAGCGACGATGTCACTCGCAAAGGCAGCAGCAAGCACATCGGTTATTGCGCCAGCAAAGCCGGACTCGACAGCCTGACCCTGTCGTTCGCAGCGCGTTATGCGCCGGCAATCAAGGTCAACGGCATCGCGCCGGCCCTGCTATTGTTCAACCCCGACGACGACGCGGCGTACCGCGCCAAGGCGCTGGCCAAATCCGCACTGGGCATCGAGCCCGGCAGCGAAGTGATCTATCAGAGCCTGCGCTATCTGCTCGACAATCCGTATGTCACCGGCACTACCCTGACCGTCAACGGCGGACGGCACGTCAAATAA
- a CDS encoding IS4 family transposase: MRLARALELTHNFVSTPNSLEGLDSLLDPSLVEQALEQAGVATLRRRRLPLEMMLWCVISMAFFQRMSAWDVVSRMNIMLPGQRPLVAPSAVVQARQRLGSEAVRQVFDLTQKSWHEAASHPTWAGLRLLGVDGVVWRTPDTPENRARYDSASNQHGDTGFPQVRMVCQMELTSHLLIGSAFDGYRSNEMKLAEQLIETTPDHSLTLFDRGFYSLGLLHQWQQAGIERHWLMPLKKGSQYEVLQRLGRHDAVVSLSTSPQARKQWPGLPERLTARLLSKTVKGKVCQILTSMADSLRFPSDEIVDLYSQRWEIELGFREMKQTLLNSSYTLRSKTPEMIEQELWGVLLGYNLLRYQMVEMSRHCPGIHPCELSFTACTWAILGFINGVSADRSGNIPKYLAELHASAPHYVLPHRREERIYPRAIRLKSPKYPIKNKNASQLN; the protein is encoded by the coding sequence ATGCGTCTGGCTCGGGCACTGGAACTCACCCACAACTTCGTCTCGACTCCCAACTCCCTCGAAGGGTTGGACTCGTTGCTTGATCCATCTCTGGTCGAACAGGCATTGGAGCAGGCCGGTGTAGCCACTTTGCGCAGGCGACGCTTACCTTTGGAAATGATGCTTTGGTGCGTCATCTCCATGGCGTTTTTTCAACGCATGTCGGCGTGGGATGTGGTCAGTCGCATGAACATCATGCTGCCTGGGCAACGTCCGCTGGTCGCGCCCAGCGCCGTAGTCCAAGCCCGTCAGCGGCTGGGCAGCGAGGCCGTACGACAAGTCTTCGATCTGACTCAGAAAAGCTGGCATGAAGCGGCCAGTCATCCGACCTGGGCCGGGTTGCGCTTGCTGGGTGTCGACGGCGTCGTCTGGCGTACGCCCGATACACCGGAAAACCGTGCGCGTTACGACTCCGCCAGCAACCAGCATGGCGATACTGGTTTTCCTCAGGTGCGCATGGTTTGCCAAATGGAATTGACCAGTCACTTACTGATTGGCAGCGCGTTTGACGGCTATCGCAGCAACGAGATGAAACTGGCGGAGCAACTGATCGAAACCACCCCCGATCACTCGCTGACGCTGTTCGATCGCGGCTTTTATTCCTTGGGGTTGCTGCATCAATGGCAGCAAGCAGGCATCGAGCGACATTGGTTGATGCCGCTGAAAAAAGGCTCGCAGTACGAAGTGCTTCAGCGTTTGGGGCGCCACGATGCTGTGGTCTCGTTGAGTACTTCGCCGCAGGCCCGCAAGCAATGGCCTGGATTGCCGGAGCGCCTGACTGCGCGGCTTCTGAGCAAAACCGTCAAGGGCAAGGTTTGTCAGATACTGACGTCGATGGCCGACTCATTACGCTTCCCGTCCGACGAAATCGTCGATCTCTACAGCCAGCGATGGGAGATCGAGTTAGGGTTTAGAGAAATGAAGCAGACCCTGCTGAACAGCAGCTATACGCTGCGCAGCAAGACGCCCGAAATGATTGAGCAGGAACTGTGGGGCGTGTTGTTGGGCTACAACCTGTTGCGTTATCAGATGGTGGAGATGAGCCGCCATTGTCCAGGCATCCATCCATGCGAACTGAGCTTCACCGCGTGCACTTGGGCGATCTTGGGGTTTATCAACGGCGTTTCTGCGGATCGTTCGGGGAACATCCCCAAATATCTCGCAGAGTTGCATGCCTCAGCCCCGCATTATGTCCTGCCACATCGACGCGAGGAGCGCATTTATCCTCGGGCAATCAGGCTCAAATCGCCGAAGTATCCGATCAAAAACAAAAATGCCAGTCAGCTTAACTGA
- a CDS encoding HopJ type III effector protein, with amino-acid sequence MSDLNTLRASLKSGEHVFADTLAFIANGYDYQPQAFNNGGVENAAGQNEGSCKTLGLALLEGLSDEEALLAFGEHYRSVVATPEGSDHGNIRALIKHGLAGVKFTAQPLTRR; translated from the coding sequence ATGAGTGATCTGAACACCCTGCGCGCCAGCCTCAAGAGCGGCGAACACGTTTTCGCCGACACCCTGGCTTTCATCGCCAACGGTTACGACTACCAGCCTCAGGCGTTCAACAACGGTGGTGTGGAAAACGCTGCCGGGCAGAACGAAGGTTCGTGCAAGACCCTGGGTCTGGCGCTGCTGGAAGGCCTGAGCGATGAAGAAGCGCTGCTGGCGTTCGGCGAGCATTACCGCTCCGTGGTGGCGACGCCTGAGGGCAGTGATCACGGCAATATTCGGGCGCTGATCAAGCATGGCCTGGCCGGCGTGAAATTCACCGCGCAACCCCTGACCCGCCGCTGA
- the folE gene encoding GTP cyclohydrolase I FolE, which yields MTRSLPENYREILIGLGENPDREGLLDTPVRAAKAMQYLCHGYGQSVDEIVNGALFASDSDEMIIVADIELYSLCEHHLLPFIGKAHVAYIPTGKVLGLSKIARLVDMFARRLQIQENLTRQIADAVQQVTDAAGVAVVIEARHMCMMMRGVEKQNSTMNTSVMLGAFRDSSNTRQEFLQLIGRSK from the coding sequence ATGACCCGTTCCCTGCCCGAAAACTACCGTGAGATCCTCATCGGCCTCGGTGAAAATCCCGACCGTGAAGGGTTGCTCGACACCCCGGTGCGCGCGGCGAAGGCCATGCAATACCTGTGTCACGGTTATGGGCAGAGCGTCGATGAGATCGTTAATGGCGCACTGTTTGCCTCGGACAGCGACGAGATGATCATCGTCGCCGACATCGAGTTGTACTCATTGTGCGAACATCACCTGCTGCCCTTCATCGGCAAGGCCCATGTGGCTTATATTCCGACAGGCAAGGTGCTGGGGCTGTCGAAGATCGCGCGACTGGTGGACATGTTCGCCCGGCGCCTGCAGATTCAGGAAAACCTCACCCGGCAGATCGCCGACGCGGTGCAGCAAGTCACCGATGCCGCTGGCGTCGCGGTCGTCATCGAGGCCAGACACATGTGCATGATGATGCGCGGTGTCGAGAAACAGAATTCGACCATGAACACCTCGGTCATGCTTGGCGCCTTCCGCGACTCGAGCAACACCCGCCAGGAGTTCCTGCAATTGATTGGACGGAGCAAATAA
- a CDS encoding FKBP-type peptidyl-prolyl cis-trans isomerase, whose protein sequence is MLIAANKAVSIDYTLTNNAGEVIDSSAGGAPLVYLQGAGNIIPGLEKALEGKAVGDELEVSVEPEDAYGEYAAELVSTLSRSMFEGVDELEVGMQFHASAPDGQMQIVTIRDLDGDDVTVDGNHPLAGQRLNFKVKIVAIRDASQEEIAHGHVHGEGGHQH, encoded by the coding sequence ATGCTGATCGCCGCCAATAAGGCTGTCTCCATCGACTATACCCTGACCAACAACGCTGGTGAGGTCATCGACAGCTCCGCCGGCGGCGCTCCGCTGGTTTACCTGCAAGGCGCAGGCAACATCATCCCGGGCCTGGAAAAAGCCCTGGAAGGCAAAGCTGTTGGTGACGAACTGGAAGTCTCCGTTGAACCGGAAGACGCTTACGGCGAATACGCAGCCGAACTGGTCAGCACTCTGAGCCGCAGCATGTTCGAAGGCGTTGACGAGCTGGAAGTCGGCATGCAGTTCCACGCTTCGGCGCCGGACGGCCAAATGCAAATCGTCACCATCCGTGACCTGGACGGCGACGACGTCACTGTCGACGGCAACCACCCACTGGCCGGTCAGCGTCTGAACTTCAAAGTGAAGATCGTTGCTATCCGTGACGCCAGCCAGGAAGAAATCGCTCATGGTCACGTCCATGGCGAAGGTGGCCATCAGCACTGA
- a CDS encoding DUF1244 domain-containing protein, translated as MTEQQRLELEAAAFRRLVAHLDSRKDVQNIDLMNLAGFCRNCLSKWYKAEADERQIEVSLDDAREVVYGMPYAEWKARFQQEASAEQLAAFAKGKPNE; from the coding sequence ATGACCGAGCAACAACGCCTCGAACTCGAAGCCGCCGCCTTCCGCCGGCTCGTCGCCCATCTGGACAGCCGCAAGGACGTGCAAAACATCGACCTGATGAACCTCGCCGGGTTCTGCCGCAACTGCCTGTCGAAGTGGTACAAGGCCGAAGCCGACGAGCGCCAGATCGAAGTCAGTCTCGACGACGCCCGCGAAGTGGTTTACGGCATGCCGTACGCCGAGTGGAAAGCCCGATTTCAGCAAGAAGCCAGCGCCGAACAACTAGCGGCGTTCGCCAAAGGAAAACCCAATGAGTGA
- the trxB gene encoding thioredoxin-disulfide reductase produces MSEVRHSRVIILGSGPAGYSAAVYAARANLKPLLITGMQAGGQLTTTTEVDNWPGDVHGLTGPVLMERMREHAERFETEIVFDHINAVDFASKPYSLTGDSATYTCDALIIATGASARYLGLPSEEAFMGKGVSACATCDGFFYRNKPVAVVGGGNTAVEEALYLANIASTVTLIHRRETFRAEKILIDKLNARVAEGKIILKLNANLDEVLGDNMGVTGARLKNNDGSFDEIKVDGVFIAIGHTPNTSLFEGQLTLKDGYLVVQGGRDGNATATSVEGIFAAGDVADHVYRQAITSAGAGCMAALDTERYLDGLQNASF; encoded by the coding sequence ATGTCTGAAGTCCGTCATTCGCGAGTGATTATTCTCGGTTCCGGCCCTGCCGGTTACAGCGCTGCGGTCTATGCCGCCCGTGCCAACCTCAAGCCACTGCTGATCACCGGCATGCAGGCTGGCGGTCAACTGACCACCACCACCGAAGTCGACAACTGGCCGGGCGATGTCCACGGCCTGACCGGCCCGGTACTGATGGAGCGCATGCGCGAGCACGCCGAGCGTTTTGAAACCGAGATCGTCTTTGATCACATCAACGCGGTGGACTTCGCTTCCAAGCCATACAGCCTGACCGGCGACAGCGCGACCTACACCTGCGACGCGCTGATCATCGCCACCGGCGCCAGCGCTCGTTACCTGGGCCTGCCGTCGGAAGAAGCGTTCATGGGCAAAGGCGTTTCCGCCTGCGCGACCTGCGACGGTTTCTTCTACCGTAACAAGCCTGTTGCAGTGGTTGGCGGCGGCAACACCGCTGTTGAAGAAGCGCTGTATCTGGCCAATATCGCCAGCACCGTGACCCTGATCCACCGTCGCGAAACCTTCCGCGCCGAGAAGATCCTGATCGACAAGCTCAACGCCCGTGTGGCCGAAGGCAAGATCATCCTCAAGTTGAACGCCAACCTCGACGAAGTACTGGGCGACAATATGGGCGTGACCGGTGCGCGTCTGAAGAACAACGACGGCAGCTTCGACGAGATCAAAGTCGACGGCGTGTTCATCGCCATCGGCCACACTCCGAACACCTCGCTGTTCGAAGGCCAGTTGACCCTCAAAGACGGTTATCTGGTCGTGCAGGGCGGCCGTGACGGCAACGCCACCGCAACCAGCGTCGAAGGCATCTTTGCCGCCGGTGACGTGGCTGACCACGTTTACCGCCAGGCCATCACCTCGGCCGGCGCCGGCTGCATGGCAGCACTGGACACCGAGCGCTATCTGGATGGTCTGCAGAACGCTTCGTTCTAA